Below is a window of Variovorax sp. TBS-050B DNA.
CGGGCAACCCCGCGAGCCCGAACTACCGCGACCTGGCGCCGCTCTGGCTCGAGGGCAAGTACGTGCCGCTGCTCTACAGCCGCGGCGCGGTCGAGAAGGAGACGGTGGAGCGCATCCGGCTGGTGCCGGCGCGCTGAGCCCGCGTCCCGCTACCAGTCTTCCTTGACCGCCAGCACCGCGTCGCGCCCGGCCGCGGCCCGTCCCGCCATCCAGGCGGTGACGGTGCCGGCGGCCACCACCGCCGCGCAGAGCGCGAGCAGGCGGCCCCAGGGCACGAGCAGGTCCATCGTCCAGTGGAAGCTCTGCGGGTTGACCACCTTCACGAGCACCACCGACACCGCGAGCCCGAGGCCCAGCCCGGCCACGGCGCCGATCGCGGTCCACGCCGCGCCTTCGCCCGCCACCACCGCGAGCACCTGCCGCCGCGTGAAGCCCAGGTGCGCGAGCAGGCCGAACTCCTTGCGCCGTGCGAGCACCTGCGCGCTGAAGCTCGCCGCGATGCCGAACAGGCCGATCGCGATCGCCACCGCCTGCAGCCAGTAGGTCACCGCGAAGCTGCGGTCGAAGATGCGCAGCGAGGTCGCGCGGATCTGCGCGACCGAGGCGATCTCGATGCCCTGTTCGGCCGCCGAGCCGCGCCGCGCCGCGAGTTCGCGCACCGCCGCCTCGACCGCGCGCTCCGATGCGCCCGGCGCGAGCCAGAGCGACACGTCGCTCACGTCGCGCTCGCCCGTGAGCCGCTCGAAGTCGCGCGCATCGATGGTGATGGCGCCGAACTGCCGCGCGTAGTCGCGCCACACGCCCGCGACGAAGAAGCGCGCCGGTTCTCGCGCGCCGCCGAGCGCGGCCGACAGCGGCGCGAAGGTGGTGCCCGGCCTGGCGCCATACAGGTCGACCATCGGCTCGCTCACGTAGATGCCGATCTGCCCCGCGGGCACCGGCAGCGCCGGCCCGGTGAGCGGCAGCGCCTGCGCCGGGCTGCCGTCGAAGCTGCGCGCGATCAGCGTGACCGCCGGCTGCGCCGGGTCGAGCTGCAGCGGCCGCGTGCGCAGCGTGCCGGCGCGCGCCACGCCCGGCAGTTGCGCCAGCGCCTGCACGAAGGCGGGTTCGAAGGTCGCGGTGTCGCTGCTGCTGCCGGCGCCGGCATTGGTCGAGCGGCCGCTGGAGGTGGCGCGCAGGTAGAGGTCGGCCGGCAGCACCACGCCGAGCCAGCTCGTGACCGAATCGCGAAAGCTCGCCACCATCACCGTGAGCGCCACCGCCAGGCTCAGGCTCGCGACCACGCCGCTCACGGCCACCGCCGCCGTGCCGCGCATGCGCCGCGCGCGTTCGATCGCGAGCATCGGCAGCACGCGGCGCGACAGCGCCGGCGCGATGCGGTCGTAGAGCAGCGCCACGAACCAGGGCAGGGCGGTGATGCCGCCGACCAGCAGGCAGCCCACCGACAGATAGGCTGCGACCGGAATGCCCTCGATGGCCGGAAGCTTCGCCAGCAATGCGCCCGCGGCGATGAGTCCGAACGCGAGCCAGTGGCCGCCGCCGCGCGA
It encodes the following:
- a CDS encoding ABC transporter permease, producing MRALLTTFSWQELRHHPWRNAAAVLAVMLGVALAFSVQLINASALDEFSSAVRSVNGQPDLEVRAVQGGFDEAVFARLAQHPQVTLASPVLEVQGLARAADRQLPLRVVGVDALALPTIAPALMPQPRGHAARFALLAPGHVFLNAAARRLLALPAEAPADGAETVQLRSGGGPWHTLEVAGHVAATGPAIAVMDIGAAQDLFDQLGRLSRIDLRLAPGTDRAAFTEALRSAPDWPAGLQFAEPGDAAERVSNLSRAYRVNLTVLALVALFTGAFLVFSVLALSVAKRAQQFALLGVLGLTPRERLRLVLAESLVLGLIGSAAGLALGTALAAFALRVLGGDLGGGYFEGVAPTLHWSGSAALLYGALGVLAALVGGWWPARAAEALPEAQTLKGLGAAPSRGGGHWLAFGLIAAGALLAKLPAIEGIPVAAYLSVGCLLVGGITALPWFVALLYDRIAPALSRRVLPMLAIERARRMRGTAAVAVSGVVASLSLAVALTVMVASFRDSVTSWLGVVLPADLYLRATSSGRSTNAGAGSSSDTATFEPAFVQALAQLPGVARAGTLRTRPLQLDPAQPAVTLIARSFDGSPAQALPLTGPALPVPAGQIGIYVSEPMVDLYGARPGTTFAPLSAALGGAREPARFFVAGVWRDYARQFGAITIDARDFERLTGERDVSDVSLWLAPGASERAVEAAVRELAARRGSAAEQGIEIASVAQIRATSLRIFDRSFAVTYWLQAVAIAIGLFGIAASFSAQVLARRKEFGLLAHLGFTRRQVLAVVAGEGAAWTAIGAVAGLGLGLAVSVVLVKVVNPQSFHWTMDLLVPWGRLLALCAAVVAAGTVTAWMAGRAAAGRDAVLAVKEDW